One part of the Phycisphaeraceae bacterium genome encodes these proteins:
- the tadA gene encoding Flp pilus assembly complex ATPase component TadA has protein sequence MAGIDPTELKGRKIGRVLAKLGKVTRERVHEALAVQKTRKVPLGQLLVELGYCTQRDVNEALAGQAGMEYVSLAGKELSDEVRDAITSETAQAYQVVPVDYNPKSRRLRIAMKSPDNFRAVDDLRMLLGFNVEAVVADAAEIDALLKKHYSKKESMTEVVSALAADDRLKSLAGGRGGASIDLDAVMEAADDNKVVKLLNLVLLQAIKDRASDIHFEPFENEFKMRYRIDGVLYEMVPPPKHLGPAITSRVKVMANLDIAERRLPQDGRIELTVGGTPIDLRVSVLPTMHGESVVMRVLDRSNVELALDRVGLREDDLDTFRKLVNRPNGIVIVTGPTGSGKTTTLYAALQELNDIETKILTAEDPVEYDIDGLCQVQVNTEMELTFAKALRSFLRQDPDIILVGEIRDLETAQIAVQASLTGHLVLTTLHTNDAPSSIIRLLDLGIESFLLTATIEGIVAQRLVRTICKDCKEPYIPKEEELMELALTPADIEGQRLFRGRGCDNCHGSGFRGRCAIFEIMAMNDELRELVMRRASTNLIRDAARRFGMRTLRECGLMAIFDGLTTIDEVVRETIADEA, from the coding sequence ATGGCTGGGATTGATCCAACGGAACTCAAGGGCCGCAAGATCGGCCGGGTGCTGGCGAAGCTCGGCAAGGTCACCCGCGAGCGAGTCCACGAAGCCTTGGCCGTTCAGAAGACTCGCAAGGTCCCCTTGGGGCAGTTGCTCGTCGAACTGGGGTATTGCACCCAGCGGGACGTCAATGAGGCTCTGGCGGGCCAGGCGGGGATGGAGTACGTCAGCCTCGCCGGGAAGGAGCTCTCGGACGAGGTCCGCGACGCGATCACCTCGGAAACGGCCCAGGCCTACCAGGTCGTCCCGGTCGATTACAACCCCAAGAGCCGCCGCCTCCGCATCGCGATGAAGAGCCCGGACAACTTCCGGGCGGTTGACGACCTGCGGATGCTGCTCGGCTTCAACGTCGAGGCGGTTGTCGCGGACGCGGCCGAGATCGACGCCCTGCTCAAGAAGCATTACTCCAAGAAGGAGTCGATGACGGAGGTTGTGAGCGCCCTCGCGGCGGACGATCGGCTCAAGAGCCTCGCGGGCGGACGCGGCGGCGCCTCGATCGACCTCGACGCGGTGATGGAGGCTGCGGACGACAACAAGGTCGTCAAGCTGCTGAACCTTGTCCTTCTGCAGGCGATCAAGGACCGGGCCAGCGACATCCACTTCGAGCCGTTCGAGAACGAGTTCAAGATGCGGTACCGCATCGACGGCGTGCTGTACGAGATGGTCCCGCCGCCCAAGCACCTTGGCCCGGCGATCACCAGCCGCGTAAAGGTCATGGCGAACCTCGACATCGCCGAGCGGCGGCTGCCCCAGGACGGCCGCATCGAGCTGACGGTGGGGGGGACGCCGATCGACCTTCGCGTGAGCGTGCTGCCGACGATGCACGGCGAGAGCGTCGTGATGCGTGTGCTGGACCGCAGCAACGTCGAGCTGGCCCTGGACCGCGTAGGTCTCCGCGAGGACGACCTCGACACGTTCCGCAAGCTCGTGAACCGCCCCAACGGCATCGTGATCGTCACCGGCCCGACCGGTTCGGGCAAGACGACGACGCTCTATGCCGCGCTGCAGGAACTCAACGACATCGAGACCAAGATCCTTACGGCGGAGGACCCGGTCGAGTACGACATCGACGGGCTGTGCCAGGTGCAGGTGAACACGGAGATGGAACTGACCTTCGCCAAGGCGCTGCGGTCGTTCCTCCGTCAGGATCCGGACATCATCCTTGTCGGCGAAATCCGCGACCTCGAGACCGCCCAGATCGCCGTGCAGGCGTCGCTGACCGGCCACCTGGTGCTCACCACCCTGCACACCAACGATGCGCCGAGCTCGATCATCCGTCTGCTCGATCTCGGGATCGAGTCGTTCCTCCTGACCGCCACGATCGAGGGCATCGTCGCCCAGCGACTGGTCCGCACCATCTGCAAGGACTGCAAGGAGCCCTACATCCCCAAGGAAGAGGAGCTGATGGAGCTGGCCCTGACTCCGGCGGACATCGAGGGCCAGCGGCTCTTCCGAGGGCGGGGGTGCGACAACTGCCATGGCTCCGGCTTCCGCGGCCGGTGCGCCATCTTCGAGATCATGGCGATGAACGACGAGCTGCGCGAGCTGGTGATGCGGCGAGCGAGCACCAACCTGATCCGCGATGCCGCCCGTCGCTTCGGGATGCGCACGCTCCGCGAGTGCGGGCTGATGGCCATCTTCGACGGCCTGACGACGATCGACGAGGTCGTACGCGAGACCATCGCGGACGAGGCGTAG
- a CDS encoding type II secretion system F family protein, whose translation MSTFVYEALNAAGKPQKGTVEATSSEEAIQRIKAQGFFPTLVKEQKGKKAGPDAADAKKAKKKSSQGITISIGGVSKKQLTTFTRQLSTLQDAGLPLLRSLQILESQLKPGKLKGILGDVCEDVEGGTSLSESMSKHPRAFDRLYTKMVAAGEVGGVLDVILQRLAEFMEKAQRLRRKIIGALVYPAVVVFVAVAIVTFIMWFIIPKFEEIFKDFQVSLPSITRSLIEASRWVAGNNIGQTIPGAVWIFLSPFLIIILVKLARKATPGRALFDQLLLWTPVIGTLARKTTIARFTRTLGTLISAGVPILEAILITRDTCGNYVFEKALGKVHDSIREGESFANPLRESKVCDAIVVNMIDVGEETGDMDAMLLKIADNYDEEVDVAVAALVSLIEPMLVVCLGGIVGTIVVAMFMPLVAMIESLQGGNGGL comes from the coding sequence ATGAGCACCTTTGTCTACGAAGCCCTGAACGCCGCCGGAAAGCCCCAGAAGGGGACGGTCGAGGCCACCTCGAGCGAGGAAGCGATCCAGCGGATCAAGGCGCAGGGGTTCTTCCCGACTCTGGTGAAGGAGCAGAAGGGCAAGAAGGCCGGGCCCGATGCCGCCGATGCCAAGAAAGCGAAGAAGAAGAGCAGCCAGGGCATCACGATCAGCATCGGCGGCGTTTCGAAGAAACAGTTGACGACGTTCACGCGTCAGTTGTCGACGCTGCAGGACGCCGGGCTTCCCCTTCTGCGTTCGCTGCAGATCCTCGAGAGCCAGCTCAAGCCCGGCAAGCTCAAGGGCATCCTCGGCGATGTCTGCGAGGATGTCGAGGGCGGCACGAGTCTTTCGGAATCGATGAGCAAGCACCCGCGTGCGTTCGACCGGCTGTACACCAAGATGGTGGCCGCGGGCGAGGTAGGCGGCGTGCTCGACGTGATCCTTCAGCGCCTCGCCGAGTTCATGGAGAAGGCCCAGCGGCTTCGCCGCAAGATCATCGGCGCGCTCGTGTACCCCGCGGTGGTCGTCTTCGTCGCGGTCGCGATCGTGACGTTCATCATGTGGTTCATCATCCCGAAGTTCGAGGAGATCTTCAAGGACTTCCAGGTCTCGCTGCCCAGCATCACCCGGTCGCTGATCGAGGCGAGCCGGTGGGTGGCCGGCAACAACATCGGGCAGACTATCCCCGGGGCGGTGTGGATCTTCCTGAGCCCGTTCCTGATCATCATCCTCGTCAAGCTGGCGAGGAAGGCGACCCCCGGGCGGGCGCTGTTCGACCAGCTCCTGCTATGGACGCCGGTGATCGGGACGCTGGCCCGCAAGACCACGATCGCACGTTTCACCCGGACGCTGGGCACCCTGATCTCCGCCGGCGTCCCCATTCTCGAGGCGATCCTGATCACCCGCGATACCTGCGGCAACTACGTCTTCGAGAAGGCGCTGGGAAAGGTGCACGACTCGATCCGCGAGGGCGAGAGTTTCGCCAACCCGCTGCGGGAGAGCAAGGTCTGCGACGCGATCGTCGTCAACATGATCGATGTCGGTGAAGAGACCGGCGACATGGACGCCATGCTGCTGAAGATCGCGGACAACTACGACGAGGAGGTCGACGTCGCAGTCGCCGCGCTCGTCTCGCTGATCGAGCCCATGCTGGTCGTGTGCCTTGGCGGCATCGTCGGCACCATCGTCGTCGCCATGTTCATGCCCCTGGTCGCGATGATCGAGTCGCTGCAGGGCGGCAACGGCGGCCTGTGA
- a CDS encoding formylglycine-generating enzyme family protein yields MADDSPKEAISSSFHGATAGDQREIAGIKLCWCPPGKFMMGSPASEPERRSDEDHVEVTLSKGFWTAKCETTQGQWKHIVGKLPGRFTAELPEDDNLPVGNVNFAEAGAFCQKLTDLGHKSGDLPSEWEFRLPTEAQWEYACRAGTTTATAFGNSLSNKQANFKGKPYNGAERGPSLGKAARVGQYPANPWGLCDMHGNTFEWCRDWYHTKLPGGADPDLYDAKATATKNRDGTFSRVRRGGAWNDDGMFCRSALRLRYEPERGYDHIGFRVVAVQR; encoded by the coding sequence GTGGCTGACGATTCGCCCAAAGAGGCGATTTCTTCGTCCTTCCACGGCGCAACGGCAGGAGACCAGCGCGAGATTGCGGGAATCAAACTGTGCTGGTGTCCTCCCGGCAAGTTCATGATGGGGAGTCCCGCAAGCGAACCGGAACGGCGCTCCGACGAGGATCATGTCGAGGTCACGCTCAGCAAAGGGTTCTGGACTGCGAAATGCGAGACGACGCAAGGTCAGTGGAAACACATCGTCGGCAAGCTGCCGGGCAGGTTCACGGCAGAACTGCCGGAGGACGACAACCTTCCCGTGGGGAATGTCAACTTTGCGGAGGCGGGGGCGTTCTGTCAGAAACTCACCGATCTTGGGCACAAGTCAGGAGATCTGCCAAGCGAGTGGGAGTTTCGTCTGCCGACCGAAGCGCAGTGGGAATACGCCTGCCGGGCGGGCACGACGACGGCCACCGCGTTTGGCAACTCGTTGAGCAACAAGCAGGCGAACTTCAAGGGCAAGCCATATAACGGCGCCGAGCGTGGGCCGTCGCTGGGCAAGGCTGCGAGAGTCGGCCAATACCCCGCCAATCCGTGGGGGCTTTGCGACATGCACGGCAACACGTTCGAGTGGTGCCGCGACTGGTATCACACCAAGCTTCCTGGTGGAGCCGACCCGGACCTGTATGACGCGAAAGCGACAGCCACGAAGAACCGTGACGGCACCTTCTCCCGTGTGCGCCGCGGCGGCGCCTGGAACGATGACGGCATGTTCTGCCGCTCGGCGCTTCGGTTGCGTTACGAACCTGAACGAGGTTATGATCATATCGGTTTTCGTGTTGTAGCCGTTCAGCGGTGA
- a CDS encoding type II secretion system protein produces MHRNVRAEAMRGACRSRAGFTLIELSVVIVIVAIMAALVTVAVGRVVRSSRVTAEREVVRSLATAVEQFKQTFGFLPPLVDDDGAGTGFPVPDVGVRRPVVWNDAFLRYEVQPDKPRYSIFSLPFYLMGVLDTDDMSAASPKPVDGVKGPGFTRPLADGSFSQRGETFNPLFDPGTKNRLIRPGNPANRAAEAEIFMVDRWHTGASQREHAIRYYRWLPQETAAGPNAGQISQYLVPRAVGDPDKNPKLRSARFAIVSVGPDGKTDERKPLPTAGVVTPATDPNPLDSTTEDDVVEVGE; encoded by the coding sequence ATGCACCGCAACGTCAGGGCTGAAGCAATGAGAGGAGCGTGCCGGTCTCGCGCCGGGTTCACGCTCATCGAGCTCTCGGTGGTCATCGTCATCGTCGCCATCATGGCGGCGCTGGTGACGGTTGCTGTCGGCCGCGTCGTGCGGTCTTCGCGCGTCACGGCGGAGCGAGAGGTGGTGCGTTCGCTCGCGACTGCGGTGGAGCAGTTTAAGCAGACGTTTGGTTTTCTCCCACCCCTGGTTGACGACGACGGCGCCGGGACCGGATTCCCCGTTCCCGACGTCGGCGTCCGTCGCCCGGTGGTCTGGAACGACGCGTTCCTGCGGTACGAGGTCCAGCCCGACAAGCCGCGGTACAGCATCTTCTCGCTCCCGTTCTACCTCATGGGCGTGCTCGACACCGACGACATGAGCGCCGCATCACCCAAGCCCGTCGATGGGGTCAAGGGACCTGGGTTCACCCGGCCACTCGCCGACGGCTCGTTCTCCCAGCGCGGCGAGACGTTCAACCCGCTGTTCGATCCGGGAACGAAGAACCGACTGATCCGCCCGGGCAACCCCGCGAATCGCGCCGCCGAAGCCGAGATCTTCATGGTCGATCGGTGGCACACCGGCGCCTCGCAGCGGGAGCACGCGATCCGCTACTACCGCTGGCTGCCGCAGGAGACCGCCGCGGGCCCCAACGCCGGGCAGATCTCGCAGTACCTCGTGCCGCGGGCCGTCGGCGACCCCGACAAGAACCCCAAGCTGCGCAGCGCCCGGTTCGCCATTGTCAGCGTCGGGCCCGACGGCAAGACCGACGAGCGCAAGCCCTTGCCGACCGCCGGTGTGGTGACGCCCGCTACCGACCCTAACCCACTCGACTCGACCACCGAGGACGATGTCGTGGAGGTCGGCGAATGA
- a CDS encoding VOC family protein: MTQTIYGWYARPVLFVADLNRSLHFYVDMLGFWKKWHEDDGEGAVCQVNRGDCEIILCQDGARRDKSRFFVELNVDELAELRRLLVERSVPSKQTWWGYDSIQIDDPDGNEWLFPIEGNSPAKNV, from the coding sequence GTGACACAGACTATTTACGGGTGGTATGCGCGCCCGGTGCTCTTTGTTGCCGACTTGAACCGCTCGCTTCATTTCTACGTCGACATGCTTGGCTTCTGGAAGAAATGGCATGAAGACGACGGCGAAGGCGCTGTCTGTCAGGTCAATCGCGGGGATTGCGAGATCATACTCTGCCAGGATGGCGCACGCAGAGACAAATCGCGTTTCTTTGTCGAGCTGAATGTAGACGAACTCGCAGAACTTCGCCGACTTCTCGTTGAGCGTTCCGTTCCCAGCAAGCAGACCTGGTGGGGGTACGACTCGATCCAGATCGACGATCCCGATGGCAACGAATGGCTCTTTCCGATCGAGGGGAATAGCCCTGCAAAAAACGTCTGA
- a CDS encoding prepilin-type N-terminal cleavage/methylation domain-containing protein, translated as MIRRSIQPHAQPRRAFTLTELLVVIIIIVLVATIAIPSFSSMIASSESALANTRLVNALRTARDAAIRSSGDADAAVVFFFEPGGRMMLVPFVKVGVLEDEDPVAPGNPARSLRRDVFVVSSLFEPVALPRDWMVRGYAPVGTIRPTGAWYEDGPGGATSRRYGGRMAQGLGDWVFPETGFYDPNPATINAGPAGRTRQTFMVRFEAGTGLLSNGGGAEAIIVAPRQTIIGRSNAPQSNFRIDTTPDIRRYVQRVLASPLRDDNPASTPIAEQPGFAATIVRRELLGDQSADTILARSVGQLALYDEAKLAGALARFEVRTDRESGCLYQMPGSTVTSPQFVPSSVTSQQLGVYMNDWIEGDTNFDGTMADRVNPDGQGRVDEPQAKVFVIDRFTGDIKRVEIEL; from the coding sequence ATGATCCGTAGATCCATCCAACCCCACGCCCAGCCGCGGCGGGCATTCACGCTCACCGAACTGCTGGTGGTGATCATCATCATCGTGCTGGTCGCGACCATCGCGATCCCGTCGTTCTCATCGATGATCGCGTCGAGCGAGTCCGCCCTCGCCAACACCAGGCTCGTCAACGCTCTCCGCACCGCCCGTGATGCCGCGATCCGCTCCAGCGGGGACGCCGACGCCGCCGTCGTGTTCTTCTTCGAGCCCGGCGGCCGCATGATGCTCGTTCCGTTCGTCAAGGTCGGCGTGCTCGAAGACGAGGACCCCGTCGCCCCCGGGAACCCCGCGCGGAGCCTCCGCCGCGATGTGTTCGTCGTCTCTTCTCTCTTCGAGCCCGTCGCCTTGCCCCGCGACTGGATGGTCCGCGGCTACGCGCCGGTCGGCACGATCCGCCCCACGGGGGCGTGGTACGAAGATGGGCCGGGCGGCGCCACCTCCCGCCGGTACGGCGGCCGGATGGCGCAGGGGCTGGGGGACTGGGTGTTCCCCGAGACAGGCTTCTACGACCCAAACCCCGCGACCATCAATGCGGGACCGGCGGGCCGTACACGCCAGACGTTCATGGTCCGCTTCGAAGCCGGGACCGGGTTGCTCTCCAACGGCGGCGGAGCCGAGGCGATCATCGTGGCCCCGCGGCAGACGATCATCGGCCGGTCGAATGCGCCCCAATCCAACTTCCGCATCGATACCACGCCCGACATCCGTCGCTACGTGCAGCGGGTGCTCGCCAGCCCGCTCCGCGACGACAACCCTGCCAGCACACCGATCGCGGAGCAGCCCGGCTTTGCAGCGACGATCGTCCGCCGCGAGCTCCTTGGCGACCAGTCGGCGGACACCATCCTCGCCCGCAGCGTCGGCCAGCTCGCGCTCTACGACGAGGCCAAACTCGCGGGCGCCCTGGCCCGCTTCGAGGTCCGGACCGACCGCGAGTCCGGCTGCCTCTACCAGATGCCCGGCTCCACCGTCACGTCCCCGCAGTTCGTGCCCTCGTCCGTGACAAGCCAACAACTGGGCGTCTACATGAACGACTGGATCGAGGGCGACACGAACTTCGACGGCACCATGGCCGACCGCGTCAACCCCGACGGCCAGGGCCGCGTCGACGAGCCGCAGGCCAAGGTATTCGTGATCGACCGGTTCACCGGCGATATCAAGCGCGTGGAGATCGAACTATGA
- a CDS encoding prepilin-type N-terminal cleavage/methylation domain-containing protein gives MTRAHRRMLSRHTRGFSLIEVLIAVLILGLGLLGLGAVFPVVVREQRIGTETTFGVLAAQSARDQLEQLASNPPIQGTGPNTGKTLWQILRDDTNQLVMPLNASDIRGEWKPLSVVPDTGMVQVPDPPNANVPSFHISMAERLYPRDPGNGIEPQFVWDIAVQRVPDMDEIPWQASFVDGYLNDSLRFAIFVRRLDPRIRLPEAATDAFGQPLTLFAALTQRIGLSQQNQRVPVGEDPTTGIPTQDGLGATGAPTYCPIKTLAVEYRYTQGHPVLGRRDRLYLDTGVNQTQINELWNYARLPNQKLIDNLGSIYTVLENGADADGRQWVRITPEVPAAIPATSPGAANRPEIRQIVFTQQVPAAVVTWTLVP, from the coding sequence ATGACCCGGGCCCACCGCCGCATGCTGTCGCGACACACGAGGGGCTTCTCGCTTATCGAGGTGCTTATCGCCGTGCTGATCCTCGGTCTTGGCCTTCTCGGCCTTGGCGCGGTGTTCCCCGTCGTCGTGCGCGAGCAGCGGATCGGAACCGAGACGACCTTCGGCGTTCTCGCCGCGCAGTCGGCCCGAGACCAGCTTGAGCAGCTGGCCTCCAATCCGCCCATCCAGGGCACCGGTCCAAATACCGGCAAGACGCTTTGGCAAATCCTGAGGGACGATACGAACCAGCTCGTGATGCCCCTCAACGCCTCGGACATCCGCGGCGAGTGGAAGCCGCTGTCCGTCGTCCCCGATACGGGCATGGTCCAGGTCCCCGATCCTCCGAACGCCAACGTCCCGTCGTTCCACATCAGCATGGCCGAGCGGCTCTACCCGCGCGACCCCGGCAACGGAATCGAGCCGCAGTTCGTCTGGGACATCGCCGTCCAGCGTGTGCCGGACATGGACGAGATCCCCTGGCAGGCCAGTTTCGTGGACGGGTATCTCAACGACTCCCTCCGGTTCGCGATCTTCGTCCGCAGGCTCGATCCCCGCATCCGCCTCCCGGAAGCCGCTACCGATGCGTTCGGTCAGCCGCTGACGCTGTTCGCCGCGTTGACGCAGCGGATCGGCCTCTCGCAGCAGAACCAGCGTGTGCCCGTCGGTGAAGACCCCACGACAGGCATCCCCACTCAGGATGGCCTGGGCGCCACCGGAGCACCAACCTATTGCCCGATCAAGACGCTCGCCGTGGAGTACCGCTACACACAGGGCCACCCCGTGCTGGGCCGGCGCGACAGGCTGTACCTTGACACGGGCGTCAACCAGACGCAGATCAATGAACTCTGGAACTACGCCAGGCTCCCGAACCAGAAACTGATCGACAACCTCGGCAGCATCTACACCGTGCTCGAGAACGGGGCCGATGCCGACGGCCGCCAGTGGGTGCGCATCACCCCCGAGGTTCCTGCCGCGATCCCTGCAACGTCCCCCGGGGCCGCCAACCGCCCCGAGATCCGCCAGATTGTCTTCACCCAGCAGGTTCCCGCTGCCGTCGTGACCTGGACCCTTGTCCCCTGA
- a CDS encoding prepilin-type N-terminal cleavage/methylation domain-containing protein, which produces MTRFTHSTPRAPRRKSSAAFTLLEVMVAVAAVALLAVGISQVFRATGATLKGGRRLSYFNQYAAAIERQLRQDIDSMTRDGFMVIRHEEVRGGYNPGDPVELYPGQPLARQRTRRADQLAFFAKGDFSTVRDAVHPSRIARSNVARIYYGHGLPREPKDPQQEWAEPIAIDDDNTIPTQHAPWALGIKAAAGVTPYYNQYASNWILLRHVTLLAHANDPSRQDIPPAALRPPNLINTAVWADCPIQVSLQPAAPSIFSWLNSSARFPSAVTPDNQLVRNGATDIKVPRFGSGVVDIANTDLAEIRAAVLGLGNPTGVSSYPLFSGAMAQMVSQFPVEPGGTPSAPISGAMQAWMRLALPVDGDIGGSQAANANPSASLDRGGRMRCEPTPPNYLGLGPGWPAAAEDYRRTDQVTLSAFNFVPGCSEFIVEWSFGETANVLVAPGVTAPEVIWHGRDRFEDVNGNNIWDSASGERLYADPYGGAVTVPVPLKNGNVFQHPVRPGLIHGYANTPVPNPPPPVLYSYFGYIDPTFNPAAQNARESTVPWLWPKLMRITMSLVDPNDPTYEQTYQFVFKVPQRDTGVSY; this is translated from the coding sequence ATGACCCGATTCACCCACAGCACACCCCGAGCGCCGCGACGCAAATCCTCCGCGGCCTTCACGCTGCTCGAAGTGATGGTCGCGGTCGCGGCCGTGGCGCTGCTCGCGGTCGGCATCTCGCAGGTCTTCCGAGCCACCGGCGCCACGCTCAAAGGCGGCCGAAGGCTCTCCTACTTCAACCAATACGCCGCCGCGATCGAGCGCCAGCTGCGCCAGGATATCGACTCGATGACCCGCGACGGGTTCATGGTGATCCGTCACGAAGAAGTCCGCGGCGGGTACAACCCCGGCGACCCGGTGGAGCTCTACCCGGGCCAGCCGCTCGCCCGGCAGCGCACACGCCGGGCGGATCAACTCGCGTTCTTTGCCAAGGGTGACTTTTCGACGGTTCGTGATGCAGTCCATCCCTCACGGATCGCACGGTCCAACGTCGCTCGCATTTACTACGGCCACGGCCTGCCTCGCGAGCCGAAGGATCCGCAGCAGGAATGGGCCGAGCCCATCGCCATCGATGACGACAACACCATCCCGACACAGCACGCGCCGTGGGCGCTGGGGATCAAGGCCGCCGCCGGAGTCACGCCGTACTACAACCAGTACGCCTCGAACTGGATTCTGCTGCGCCACGTGACCCTGCTGGCCCACGCCAACGACCCGAGCCGGCAGGACATCCCGCCTGCGGCCCTGCGCCCGCCCAACCTGATCAACACCGCCGTCTGGGCCGATTGTCCGATCCAGGTTTCTCTCCAGCCCGCCGCGCCGAGCATCTTCAGTTGGCTGAACTCGTCCGCGAGGTTCCCCTCGGCGGTGACCCCGGACAACCAACTGGTCCGCAACGGCGCCACCGATATCAAGGTCCCGCGATTCGGCTCCGGCGTCGTTGATATCGCCAACACCGATCTCGCCGAGATCCGCGCCGCAGTCCTTGGCCTGGGCAATCCCACGGGGGTGTCCAGCTACCCGCTCTTCTCGGGCGCCATGGCCCAGATGGTCAGCCAGTTCCCCGTCGAGCCCGGCGGGACCCCATCGGCCCCGATCTCCGGCGCCATGCAGGCGTGGATGCGACTGGCCCTCCCCGTCGATGGGGACATCGGCGGTTCTCAAGCCGCGAACGCCAACCCGAGCGCCTCGCTCGACCGCGGCGGGCGGATGCGCTGCGAGCCGACGCCGCCGAACTACCTGGGCCTCGGCCCGGGCTGGCCCGCTGCCGCCGAGGACTACCGCCGCACCGATCAGGTCACGCTCTCGGCCTTCAACTTCGTGCCCGGGTGCAGCGAGTTCATCGTCGAGTGGTCCTTCGGTGAGACGGCCAACGTCCTCGTCGCTCCGGGTGTGACGGCGCCGGAGGTCATCTGGCACGGGCGCGACCGGTTCGAGGATGTGAACGGCAACAACATCTGGGATAGCGCGTCGGGCGAGCGCCTGTACGCCGATCCCTACGGGGGTGCCGTCACCGTTCCGGTTCCGCTCAAGAACGGCAACGTCTTCCAGCACCCTGTCCGCCCCGGCCTGATCCACGGCTACGCGAACACCCCCGTTCCCAACCCGCCCCCGCCGGTGCTCTACTCCTACTTCGGGTACATCGATCCCACCTTCAATCCCGCCGCGCAGAACGCGCGGGAGAGCACCGTTCCCTGGCTCTGGCCCAAACTCATGCGGATCACAATGAGCCTCGTCGATCCGAACGATCCGACCTACGAGCAGACGTACCAGTTTGTCTTCAAGGTCCCGCAGCGGGACACCGGCGTCAGCTATTGA
- a CDS encoding type IV pilus twitching motility protein PilT, producing the protein MSTIQIDRLLDTVVKLGASDLHMTVGRPPTLRLHGHLRNLQTKVLDSDDMVSLMKSITPERSQQELQEEGGCDFGFAYGDAARFRVSIFKQRGDIAIVCRQIPNRLLTFEQIGLPEMCRDLVRRPRGLFLVTGPTGSGKTTSLATMLDFINQTLDRHIVTMEDPIEYYHYHKKSIVNQREVGNDVPSFAEALRRVLRSDPDVILVGEMRDLETIEAAIRAAETGHLVFGTLHTTGAAKTIDRVVDAFPVTQQNQIRVQISTSLICILSQVLLGRADQPGLVAAYEFLVVTPAISNLIRDNKSFRIDSSIQTGRKFGMQLLDDHLWSLYMRGMISAEEMIDKSKNPGDLTDKVHKLGRTVGRAELDEADDEGEKGEKKA; encoded by the coding sequence ATGTCCACCATTCAAATCGACCGCCTGCTCGACACCGTTGTAAAGCTCGGCGCTTCCGACTTGCACATGACCGTCGGCCGTCCACCGACGCTGCGGCTCCACGGCCACCTGCGGAACCTGCAGACCAAGGTGCTTGATTCCGACGACATGGTTTCGCTGATGAAGTCCATCACCCCTGAGCGATCGCAGCAGGAACTCCAGGAAGAGGGCGGGTGCGACTTCGGGTTTGCCTACGGCGATGCCGCACGCTTCCGCGTCTCCATCTTCAAGCAGCGAGGCGATATCGCGATCGTCTGCCGCCAGATCCCGAATCGTCTGCTGACCTTCGAGCAGATCGGCCTGCCGGAAATGTGCCGCGACCTGGTCCGCCGTCCCCGTGGCCTGTTCCTTGTCACGGGTCCGACCGGTTCGGGCAAGACGACGTCGCTCGCCACGATGCTCGACTTCATCAATCAGACGCTGGACCGCCACATCGTCACGATGGAAGACCCGATCGAGTACTACCACTACCACAAGAAGTCGATCGTGAACCAGCGTGAGGTCGGGAACGACGTGCCGTCGTTCGCCGAGGCCCTCCGCCGCGTGCTCCGGTCGGACCCCGACGTCATCCTTGTCGGCGAAATGCGAGACCTGGAAACGATCGAGGCCGCCATCCGGGCCGCCGAGACCGGCCACTTGGTGTTCGGGACTCTGCACACGACGGGCGCGGCCAAGACGATCGACCGCGTTGTCGACGCCTTTCCGGTGACCCAACAGAACCAGATCAGAGTCCAGATCTCCACGTCGCTTATCTGTATTCTAAGCCAGGTCCTTCTTGGCCGGGCTGACCAGCCTGGGCTGGTCGCCGCGTATGAGTTCCTCGTAGTCACCCCGGCTATCTCGAACCTGATCCGCGACAACAAGTCATTCCGGATCGATTCCTCCATTCAGACGGGCCGCAAGTTCGGCATGCAGCTGCTGGATGACCACCTGTGGTCGCTCTATATGCGGGGGATGATTTCGGCTGAAGAGATGATCGATAAGAGCAAAAATCCAGGTGACCTGACCGACAAGGTACACAAACTGGGACGCACAGTCGGGCGTGCTGAGCTGGACGAGGCGGACGACGAGGGCGAAAAGGGCGAGAAAAAGGCCTGA